One stretch of Qipengyuania gelatinilytica DNA includes these proteins:
- a CDS encoding ATP-binding protein → MDSVTASTTPPTHPAHPDDVAGEARPAAGSLPAVEAAPAADAQPVTLGEKPGQRRSLAARMMAIAGIWISVLLLGGGFALDRTLTRQVQSNFDDQLEYVLTALIASAEVDDWGDVRFYRSLGDQRFLEVNSGVYWQISGPDKEPYPSRSLWDRTLEVDGSHIDDEPHFYDSEQFADEPLRVVERNIILPDSDTQWTFTVASAREELDFQIARIRSILFWSFAVLGLGLLMMAALQSYYGLSPLRRVRAAIQSMRSEGANRIEEPLPLEVEPLVEEINALLAHSEKQAEEARTHAGNLAHALKTPLTVLTNAATANDPKLSDLVCRETKTMQRHVEHHLARARAVGRRATGHARADVWPSAESVVRAVTRIYENTRFDLDGNREAAVAIERQDLDEILGNLIENAAKYGGGSVFVTVDADPIDFDNCTIWVEDDGKGIPDAERVRIFDRGARLDTGKPGTGLGLAIVRDVAEIYGGTVELDESEDLGGLMVRLKLPRSGMAKEG, encoded by the coding sequence GTGGACTCGGTTACAGCCTCGACGACCCCGCCGACGCACCCCGCGCATCCTGACGATGTAGCGGGCGAAGCGCGTCCGGCGGCGGGTTCCCTGCCAGCCGTCGAAGCTGCGCCCGCCGCGGATGCGCAACCGGTAACCTTGGGCGAAAAGCCCGGCCAGCGTCGCAGTCTTGCTGCGCGCATGATGGCTATTGCCGGGATCTGGATTTCGGTCCTGCTGCTGGGTGGCGGCTTCGCGCTCGATCGCACGCTTACCCGGCAGGTGCAGAGCAATTTCGACGACCAGCTCGAATATGTCCTGACAGCCCTCATCGCCTCGGCAGAGGTCGATGACTGGGGCGATGTGCGATTCTATCGCTCGCTCGGCGACCAGCGCTTTCTCGAGGTGAACAGCGGCGTCTACTGGCAGATCAGTGGGCCGGACAAGGAACCCTATCCCAGCCGCAGCCTGTGGGATCGTACGCTCGAGGTCGATGGCAGCCACATCGACGACGAGCCGCATTTCTACGACAGCGAACAATTCGCCGACGAGCCGCTGCGCGTTGTGGAACGCAACATCATCCTGCCCGACAGCGACACGCAGTGGACCTTCACGGTCGCTTCGGCGCGCGAGGAGCTGGACTTCCAGATTGCACGTATCCGCTCGATCCTGTTCTGGAGCTTCGCGGTCCTCGGTCTCGGCCTCCTGATGATGGCGGCACTGCAGAGTTATTATGGCCTGTCGCCGCTGCGCCGTGTGCGTGCCGCGATCCAGTCGATGCGTTCGGAAGGCGCGAACCGGATCGAGGAACCGCTTCCGCTGGAAGTCGAGCCGCTGGTCGAGGAAATCAATGCCCTGCTGGCTCACAGCGAGAAGCAGGCCGAGGAAGCGCGGACCCATGCCGGCAACCTCGCACATGCGCTCAAGACGCCGCTGACCGTCCTGACCAATGCCGCGACCGCGAATGATCCCAAGCTCTCAGACCTTGTCTGCCGCGAGACCAAGACCATGCAGCGCCATGTCGAGCATCATCTGGCTCGCGCCCGTGCCGTGGGCCGGCGGGCGACCGGTCACGCGCGCGCCGATGTCTGGCCCAGCGCCGAAAGCGTGGTCCGCGCTGTCACGCGCATCTACGAAAACACGCGCTTCGACCTCGACGGAAACCGCGAGGCGGCTGTCGCAATCGAACGGCAGGACCTCGACGAAATTCTCGGAAACCTGATCGAGAATGCAGCCAAATACGGCGGCGGCAGCGTCTTCGTTACGGTCGATGCAGACCCGATCGATTTCGACAATTGCACCATCTGGGTCGAGGATGACGGCAAAGGCATTCCCGATGCCGAACGCGTCCGAATCTTCGACCGCGGCGCGCGGCTGGACACCGGCAAGCCCGGAACCGGCCTTGGCCTTGCCATCGTGCGCGATGTGGCGGAAATCTACGGCGGTACTGTCGAGCTGGACGAGAGCGAGGACCTTGGCGGCCTGATGGTCAGGCTGAAGCTCCCGCGCTCAGGGATGGCGAAAGAAGGCTAG
- a CDS encoding response regulator transcription factor: MRILIVEDEPTLGQQLKSTLEQNGYAVDLSTDGEDGHFLGSTEDYDAVILDLGLPEIDGLTVLGMWRKEGRKFPVLVLTARDSWSDKVAGLDAGADDYLAKPFQTEELIARLRALIRRASGNTSSELTAGDVRLDTRSGRVTRKGEPVKLTAQEYKLLSYLMHHKGKVVSRTELIEHIYDQDFDRDSNTIEVFVTRIRKKLGAEVITTIRGLGYSLDDPADAPRAS; this comes from the coding sequence ATGAGAATCCTTATCGTCGAAGACGAGCCGACGCTGGGCCAGCAGCTCAAGAGCACGCTCGAACAGAACGGCTATGCCGTCGACCTGTCGACCGATGGCGAGGATGGGCATTTCCTCGGCTCCACCGAAGATTACGATGCAGTGATCCTCGACCTCGGCCTGCCCGAGATCGACGGGCTGACCGTACTCGGCATGTGGCGCAAGGAAGGCCGCAAGTTCCCAGTCCTCGTGCTCACCGCGCGTGACAGCTGGTCCGACAAGGTGGCCGGCCTCGACGCGGGCGCGGACGATTATTTGGCCAAGCCTTTCCAGACCGAAGAACTCATCGCCCGCCTGCGCGCGCTCATCCGTCGTGCTTCGGGCAATACGTCGAGCGAACTGACCGCTGGCGACGTGCGTCTCGACACACGTTCGGGCCGCGTGACGCGCAAGGGCGAGCCGGTCAAGCTGACCGCGCAGGAATACAAGCTGCTGAGCTACCTCATGCACCACAAGGGCAAGGTGGTCAGCCGCACCGAACTGATCGAACATATCTACGATCAGGATTTCGACCGCGATTCGAACACGATCGAGGTCTTCGTTACCCGCATCCGCAAGAAGCTGGGTGCGGAAGTGATCACGACCATCCGTGGACTCGGTTACAGCCTCGACGACCCCGCCGACGCACCCCGCGCATCCTGA
- a CDS encoding PepSY domain-containing protein: MKPLLASLLALGLVAGPLTATPAEAQRRSDQGEARKEMRAGNILSSREIENRVLPTMRGAEYLGFDYDRTAMAYRLKFIRDGRVLYVDVDARTGRILRRSR, from the coding sequence ATGAAACCGCTTCTCGCATCCTTGCTCGCACTCGGCCTCGTCGCCGGGCCGCTGACTGCCACTCCGGCAGAGGCGCAGCGTCGCTCCGACCAGGGCGAAGCGCGCAAGGAAATGCGTGCGGGTAATATCCTCAGCTCGCGCGAGATCGAGAACCGCGTGCTTCCGACCATGCGCGGGGCCGAATACCTCGGCTTCGACTATGACCGGACGGCCATGGCCTATCGCCTGAAGTTCATCCGCGACGGCCGCGTACTCTATGTCGATGTCGATGCGCGTACCGGCCGTATCCTGCGCCGCAGCCGCTGA
- a CDS encoding SIMPL domain-containing protein: protein MKQLLVPSLGLAMIGGSAHAAEVQISTEGPVVELTVMEQVEADPDLVTVGAGVTTDAPTAVEALRLNSVEMRKVIDRLKALGIAERDIQTTGINLNARYDYDQRTQRQVFRGYQASNRVSVKLREVDETGKVLDALVVAGATNLDGPRFSLEDDTQAKAEARRRAMERARAQSLEYARLAGYSDLRLLEVNETITGRSGPVPQMRAVATMDVAEASAPVQPGLVSTSVNVTVKYEMVR, encoded by the coding sequence ATGAAACAGCTACTTGTTCCCTCGCTCGGCCTCGCCATGATCGGGGGCAGCGCGCATGCAGCCGAGGTGCAGATTTCCACCGAGGGTCCGGTGGTCGAACTGACCGTGATGGAACAGGTGGAGGCCGACCCCGACCTCGTGACGGTGGGGGCAGGCGTGACGACGGATGCGCCGACCGCGGTCGAAGCGCTCCGGCTGAATTCGGTCGAAATGCGCAAGGTCATCGACCGTCTCAAGGCCCTCGGCATTGCAGAACGCGATATCCAGACCACCGGTATCAACCTCAATGCCCGCTATGATTACGACCAGCGTACGCAGCGTCAGGTGTTCCGCGGCTACCAGGCGAGCAACCGGGTCAGCGTGAAGCTGCGCGAGGTGGACGAGACCGGCAAGGTGCTCGATGCACTGGTGGTGGCAGGGGCGACCAACCTCGACGGGCCGCGTTTCAGCCTCGAGGACGATACCCAGGCCAAGGCCGAAGCGCGCCGCAGGGCGATGGAGCGGGCCCGCGCGCAATCGCTCGAATATGCGCGGTTGGCCGGCTATTCCGACCTCCGCCTGCTCGAAGTGAACGAAACGATCACCGGCCGCAGCGGCCCGGTTCCCCAGATGCGCGCGGTCGCGACGATGGATGTCGCCGAGGCATCCGCCCCGGTGCAGCCCGGATTGGTCAGCACTTCGGTCAATGTGACAGTGAAATACGAAATGGTTCGCTGA
- a CDS encoding amidohydrolase family protein — protein sequence MKFAELVLAAAAMLGAGLANAQSMQPVPDRAEGEGPYPTLIVSGATMIEGSGAPPMGPVDIVIEGNRITAIHGGGAPAETRAKAARIIHAKGMTVMPGFVDTHGHNGDPSKAAQPSYGYKLWLAHGVTSVRGVSFYFGPGQGDLSDAQRSRSNTITAPRLFPYSVFGDKWDGGAIDSEAKAREWVRWAKARGFWGIKFFNSHGADILGAALDEADKQGLGTVSHLAQPGVQRVNAAKAVELGMDGITHFYGHFESLLDESALPRYPKGYNYFDEQSRFGWVARLADQVVEPGSEQWNAYIDHLIESGVTLSPTFNIYSASRDVMAAKNRDWHARYTLPSLMDFYAPSATNHGSYYKDWSTEDEVAWRKFYRYWFDLTKEFHRRGGRVTVGSDPGYIYQTWGFAYVGELEMLREAGLEPLEVIRAATVSGAQEIYDPRGETAPMGTIEVGKLADLVIVPGNPLDNLKLLYGTGHTRLNYETGEIEQVGGVRWTIKDGIVYDAPALLEDVARMVEEQRAN from the coding sequence ATGAAGTTTGCGGAACTCGTCCTTGCCGCAGCAGCGATGCTCGGCGCAGGCCTGGCCAATGCCCAGTCGATGCAGCCGGTGCCGGACCGCGCGGAAGGCGAAGGCCCCTATCCCACGCTGATCGTTTCGGGCGCGACCATGATCGAAGGATCGGGCGCGCCCCCGATGGGGCCGGTCGATATCGTGATCGAGGGCAACCGGATTACCGCGATCCATGGCGGCGGCGCACCTGCCGAAACCCGGGCGAAAGCGGCCAGGATCATCCATGCCAAGGGCATGACCGTGATGCCGGGCTTCGTCGATACGCACGGACACAACGGCGACCCGTCGAAGGCTGCGCAGCCCTCCTATGGCTACAAGCTGTGGCTCGCCCATGGCGTCACCAGCGTGCGCGGCGTGTCCTTCTATTTCGGGCCCGGCCAGGGGGACCTTTCCGATGCGCAGCGTAGCCGCAGCAACACGATCACCGCCCCGCGCCTGTTCCCCTACTCCGTCTTCGGCGACAAGTGGGACGGCGGCGCGATCGATAGCGAGGCCAAGGCGCGCGAGTGGGTCCGCTGGGCCAAGGCGCGCGGCTTCTGGGGCATCAAGTTCTTCAATTCGCATGGTGCCGATATCCTCGGCGCAGCACTCGACGAAGCCGACAAGCAGGGTCTTGGCACCGTCTCGCACCTCGCCCAGCCCGGGGTCCAGCGCGTCAACGCGGCCAAGGCGGTCGAACTGGGCATGGATGGGATCACCCACTTTTACGGCCACTTCGAGAGCCTGCTCGATGAAAGTGCCCTCCCCCGCTATCCCAAGGGCTACAACTACTTCGACGAGCAATCGCGCTTCGGCTGGGTCGCTCGGCTGGCAGACCAGGTGGTCGAGCCGGGTAGCGAGCAGTGGAATGCCTATATCGACCACCTGATCGAAAGCGGCGTGACGCTCAGCCCGACTTTCAACATCTACTCCGCAAGCCGCGATGTGATGGCAGCGAAGAACCGTGACTGGCACGCACGCTACACGCTTCCGAGCCTGATGGATTTCTACGCGCCAAGCGCGACCAATCACGGCAGCTATTACAAGGACTGGAGCACCGAGGACGAGGTCGCCTGGCGCAAGTTCTACCGCTACTGGTTCGACCTGACGAAGGAGTTCCACCGCCGCGGCGGGCGCGTCACCGTGGGCAGCGATCCGGGCTATATCTACCAGACCTGGGGCTTCGCTTATGTCGGCGAGCTGGAGATGCTGCGAGAGGCTGGTCTCGAACCGCTCGAGGTGATCCGCGCCGCTACCGTTTCGGGCGCGCAGGAAATCTACGATCCTCGCGGCGAGACCGCGCCGATGGGCACGATCGAGGTCGGCAAGCTGGCCGATCTCGTCATCGTACCGGGCAATCCGCTCGACAACCTCAAGCTGCTCTACGGCACCGGCCATACCAGGCTGAATTACGAGACGGGCGAGATCGAGCAGGTCGGCGGCGTTCGCTGGACCATCAAGGACGGCATTGTCTACGACGCGCCTGCCCTGCTTGAAGATGTGGCACGGATGGTCGAGGAACAGCGGGCAAACTAG
- a CDS encoding phage tail protein, with amino-acid sequence MKFAKTLAVAAVALSSGIASTPVQAQERYLAEVILVGQNFCPGGTLLADGKLLPIAQNTALFSLLGTTYGGDGRTTFALPDLRSDAPAGMRYCVVTQGIYPSRS; translated from the coding sequence ATGAAGTTCGCAAAGACACTGGCCGTTGCAGCGGTGGCACTGTCGTCGGGGATCGCTTCCACACCGGTGCAAGCGCAGGAGCGTTATTTGGCGGAAGTCATCCTCGTGGGGCAGAACTTCTGTCCGGGAGGCACGCTCCTTGCTGACGGAAAGTTGCTTCCGATTGCGCAGAATACAGCGCTCTTTTCCCTGCTCGGCACAACCTATGGTGGCGACGGACGCACCACCTTCGCCCTGCCCGATCTGCGCAGCGATGCACCAGCTGGCATGCGGTATTGCGTGGTGACCCAAGGGATCTATCCCAGCCGTAGCTAA
- a CDS encoding ABC-F family ATP-binding cassette domain-containing protein, which translates to MAQPPILSLEGMALQQGGKWLFGGPDHEPLDLHIGPRDRLALIGRNGVGKTTLFRMIDGQVETDAGTRKVKPHARIVLLQQDPDLSGHETLMEWALDGEHAPQEHEVEAIAGQLGIDMSRQTKGASGGEKRRAAIARALAQDPDLLLMDEPTNHLDLGAIDWLESWLERYRGAFVVISHDRTFLKRLTRATIWLDRGNLRRKEVGFGGYEAWEEQVYAEEARAAEKLDAKLKLEAHWLERGVTARRKRNQGRLEKLWQMRAQRASMISAGGTAKLKLATEEEFKSKSVIVADKITKSYGDRTIIKPFSLRIQRGDRIGIVGANGAGKTTLLKMLTGELEPDSGTVEIAKTLTGVMIDQQRQLLTADKTVRQVLAEGGDWIDVRGNRKHVQAYLKDFLFDPKIVDMKVAVLSGGERSRLLLAREFAKASNLLVLDEPTNDLDLETLDLLQEVIADYEGTVLIVSHDRDFLDRTVTITLGLDGTGKVDVVAGGYEDWEKKRQKPVVGKTKAEKQADKPAPAPAASKPTKLSYKDQRDYELLPARIEELEAAITRGEAILADPDLYTSDPQKFANVSKGIENARTEKDAAEERWLMLAEQVEAL; encoded by the coding sequence ATGGCACAGCCCCCCATCCTCAGCCTTGAAGGCATGGCTCTCCAGCAGGGGGGCAAATGGCTTTTCGGCGGGCCCGATCACGAGCCGCTCGACCTGCATATCGGTCCGCGCGACAGGCTCGCGCTGATCGGCCGCAACGGTGTGGGCAAGACCACGCTGTTCCGCATGATTGATGGGCAGGTCGAAACCGATGCCGGCACGCGCAAGGTCAAGCCGCATGCGCGTATCGTTCTGTTGCAACAGGACCCCGACCTCTCCGGCCACGAGACGCTCATGGAATGGGCGCTCGACGGCGAACATGCGCCGCAGGAGCACGAAGTCGAGGCCATCGCAGGCCAGCTTGGCATCGACATGAGCCGCCAGACGAAGGGCGCGAGCGGGGGCGAGAAGCGCCGCGCCGCAATTGCTCGCGCGCTGGCGCAGGATCCCGACCTCCTGCTTATGGACGAGCCGACCAACCATCTCGATCTGGGCGCGATCGACTGGCTCGAGAGCTGGCTCGAACGCTATCGCGGCGCTTTCGTGGTCATCAGCCATGACCGTACCTTCCTCAAGCGCCTGACCCGCGCGACGATCTGGCTCGACCGTGGCAATTTGCGCCGCAAGGAAGTCGGCTTCGGTGGTTACGAGGCGTGGGAAGAGCAGGTCTATGCCGAGGAAGCGCGCGCGGCGGAAAAGCTCGATGCCAAGCTCAAGCTCGAGGCGCACTGGCTCGAACGCGGCGTGACCGCGCGGCGCAAGCGCAATCAGGGACGCCTCGAAAAGCTGTGGCAGATGCGCGCGCAGCGTGCCTCGATGATTTCCGCTGGCGGCACCGCAAAGCTCAAGCTGGCGACCGAGGAGGAGTTCAAGTCCAAGTCGGTTATCGTCGCGGACAAGATCACCAAGTCCTATGGCGACCGCACCATCATCAAGCCCTTCTCGCTGCGCATCCAGCGCGGTGATCGGATCGGTATCGTCGGCGCCAATGGCGCGGGCAAGACGACGCTCCTGAAGATGCTCACCGGCGAGCTCGAACCCGACAGTGGAACGGTGGAGATCGCCAAGACGCTGACCGGCGTCATGATCGACCAGCAGCGCCAGCTGCTCACCGCCGACAAGACCGTGCGGCAGGTGCTGGCCGAAGGCGGCGACTGGATCGACGTGCGAGGCAACCGCAAGCATGTGCAGGCGTACCTCAAGGACTTCCTGTTCGACCCGAAGATAGTCGACATGAAGGTCGCGGTGCTCTCGGGTGGCGAGCGTTCGCGCCTGTTGCTGGCGCGCGAATTCGCCAAGGCTTCGAATCTCCTCGTGCTCGACGAGCCGACCAACGATCTCGACCTCGAAACGCTCGACCTGCTACAGGAAGTCATCGCCGACTACGAAGGCACCGTGCTGATCGTCAGCCATGACCGTGACTTCCTCGATCGCACCGTCACCATCACGCTCGGCCTCGACGGTACGGGCAAGGTCGACGTGGTCGCTGGCGGTTACGAGGACTGGGAGAAGAAGCGCCAGAAACCGGTCGTCGGCAAGACGAAGGCCGAGAAGCAGGCCGACAAGCCCGCGCCGGCCCCTGCCGCGTCCAAGCCGACCAAGCTCTCCTACAAGGACCAGCGCGATTACGAGCTGCTCCCTGCACGTATCGAGGAACTGGAAGCGGCCATCACACGCGGCGAGGCAATTCTTGCCGATCCCGATCTCTACACCTCCGACCCGCAGAAGTTCGCCAATGTCTCGAAGGGCATCGAGAATGCGCGGACCGAAAAGGATGCAGCTGAGGAACGCTGGCTGATGCTGGCCGAGCAGGTGGAGGCGCTTTGA
- a CDS encoding uracil-DNA glycosylase family protein codes for MTHERLAEEIAGCRTCAAHLPHGVRPVTSFSHTARLLIIGQAPGSKVHETGIPWDDKSGDRLREWTGLSKEQMYDPARVALVPMGFCYPGKASGGDKPPRPECAPQWHDRILDILPEERLTLLVGTYAQAHYLPDARKLSMTERVRAFREYLPRFLPLPHPAWRSAIWMKQNPWFEAEVLPVLREAVVRHI; via the coding sequence TTGACGCACGAGCGGCTCGCCGAAGAAATCGCGGGCTGCCGCACCTGCGCCGCCCACCTGCCCCACGGGGTCCGTCCGGTCACCAGCTTCTCCCACACCGCACGCTTGCTGATCATCGGACAGGCCCCGGGTTCGAAGGTCCATGAGACCGGTATCCCGTGGGACGACAAGAGCGGCGACCGGCTTCGTGAATGGACCGGCCTCTCCAAGGAGCAGATGTACGATCCCGCGCGCGTCGCACTAGTGCCGATGGGGTTCTGCTATCCCGGCAAGGCGAGCGGCGGCGATAAGCCCCCGCGGCCCGAATGCGCGCCGCAATGGCATGACCGGATACTCGACATCCTGCCCGAGGAGCGGCTGACGCTGCTCGTCGGCACCTATGCGCAGGCGCACTACCTTCCCGACGCCCGCAAGCTTTCGATGACCGAGCGTGTGCGCGCCTTTCGCGAATACCTTCCGCGTTTCCTGCCGCTGCCCCACCCGGCATGGCGCAGCGCGATCTGGATGAAGCAGAACCCCTGGTTCGAGGCTGAGGTACTTCCCGTCCTGCGCGAGGCGGTTGTTCGACATATCTAG
- a CDS encoding DUF6456 domain-containing protein: MRRELVERELTEVGPRRAGSPTRRTRSVTMNLGESPLTWLHSRGHLDDRQFDAGERLRADYERAQLSPSVTMRWDPVRVDGGGGGDGLTPSERQLAAKARFDGAMLEAGAGLKDILWRVVCACEGLPDAERGLGWPTRSGKLVLKLALDRVADFYRIT; encoded by the coding sequence ATGCGCAGGGAACTGGTCGAACGGGAACTCACCGAAGTCGGACCGCGACGGGCGGGTTCGCCGACGCGCAGGACGCGAAGTGTCACGATGAACCTTGGCGAGAGCCCCCTGACCTGGCTGCATTCGCGTGGACACCTCGATGATCGCCAGTTCGATGCAGGAGAGCGGCTGCGGGCCGATTACGAACGCGCGCAATTGTCGCCTTCGGTCACGATGCGCTGGGACCCGGTGCGCGTGGATGGTGGGGGTGGGGGTGACGGCTTGACGCCATCGGAACGCCAGCTCGCGGCAAAGGCGCGTTTCGACGGCGCGATGCTCGAAGCGGGTGCAGGGCTGAAGGACATCCTCTGGCGGGTCGTTTGTGCCTGTGAGGGGCTGCCGGATGCGGAGAGAGGATTGGGCTGGCCGACACGCAGCGGCAAGCTCGTGCTGAAACTGGCACTCGATCGGGTGGCGGATTTCTACCGGATCACGTAG
- a CDS encoding helix-turn-helix transcriptional regulator translates to MINRIRDIRKQKGMTLADLAEACVPPTTPQTVGRLETGMRNLSLKWMERIGAALGVEPEVLVRSEKAGHPQVVATLGQSGPEALSETRDAILATDLGSEGALVVLTIDYPHGEYRPGDQLWLRQLAPEDAGRAVNRDVLVPKSGGRFAFGRLIDRQGNLVGLLPPGHGEKQQVVDNPAWIGVAEMLVRRL, encoded by the coding sequence ATGATCAACCGCATTCGCGATATCCGCAAGCAGAAGGGCATGACGCTGGCCGATCTCGCCGAAGCATGCGTTCCGCCCACGACCCCGCAAACGGTCGGTCGCCTCGAAACGGGCATGCGCAACCTCTCGCTCAAATGGATGGAGCGCATCGGCGCCGCACTGGGCGTCGAACCCGAAGTCCTTGTGCGTTCCGAAAAGGCCGGTCACCCGCAGGTGGTGGCGACGCTAGGCCAGTCAGGGCCCGAAGCATTGAGCGAAACGCGCGACGCAATCCTCGCCACCGACCTCGGCAGCGAGGGTGCTCTGGTGGTCCTCACGATCGACTATCCGCACGGCGAATACCGTCCCGGCGACCAGCTGTGGCTGCGCCAGCTCGCGCCCGAAGATGCGGGCCGCGCGGTCAATCGCGATGTGCTGGTACCCAAGAGCGGCGGGCGCTTCGCCTTCGGCCGCCTGATCGACCGGCAGGGCAACCTCGTCGGGCTGCTTCCGCCGGGTCACGGCGAAAAGCAGCAGGTCGTGGACAACCCTGCCTGGATCGGTGTTGCAGAGATGCTGGTCCGCCGCCTCTAG
- the secF gene encoding protein translocase subunit SecF, producing MKLLKLVPDDTNIKFLKWRVPFFVVSILLIAASWALVMTKGLNYGVDFAGGLEVRATFEQSEQAPVAQLRSEIAELGYGEPVVQRFGEDNQVSIRVRLTDEVSSDKEAAQAAAAAVIADLQANHPDIRIDGNDNVSGKVSGEFRTDATLALIYAMLAVALYIWIRFEWQFGVGALFALFHDVSLTLGLFSLFQIEFSLQIIAAILAIIGYSLNDTIVVYDRIRENLKKYRKMELPELLDLSVNETLARTVMTSLTLLVALLPLLFFGPASLFGLTVGITWGLFVGTYSSIYMASPLLVWMGVNSDSFIPEESIADKQEKKLRGEV from the coding sequence ATGAAACTGCTCAAGCTCGTCCCCGACGACACCAACATCAAATTCCTCAAATGGCGCGTGCCCTTCTTCGTCGTCAGCATCCTGCTGATCGCGGCGAGCTGGGCGCTCGTGATGACCAAGGGCCTCAACTACGGCGTGGACTTCGCCGGGGGCCTGGAAGTGCGCGCAACCTTCGAACAGAGCGAGCAGGCACCGGTCGCGCAGCTCAGGTCCGAGATTGCCGAACTTGGCTATGGAGAGCCGGTCGTCCAGCGCTTTGGCGAGGACAACCAGGTCTCGATCCGCGTTCGCCTGACGGACGAAGTGTCCAGCGACAAGGAAGCGGCACAGGCGGCCGCCGCCGCAGTGATCGCGGACTTGCAGGCCAATCATCCGGACATCCGGATCGACGGCAACGACAACGTGTCGGGCAAGGTCTCGGGCGAGTTCCGCACCGACGCCACGCTGGCACTGATCTACGCGATGCTGGCCGTCGCGCTCTACATCTGGATTCGTTTCGAGTGGCAGTTCGGCGTGGGCGCATTGTTCGCGCTGTTCCACGACGTCTCGCTGACTCTGGGGCTGTTCTCGCTCTTCCAGATCGAATTCAGCCTGCAGATCATCGCTGCGATCCTTGCGATCATCGGTTACTCGCTCAACGATACGATCGTCGTTTACGACCGTATCCGGGAGAACCTGAAGAAGTACCGCAAGATGGAACTGCCCGAGCTGCTCGACCTCTCGGTCAACGAAACGCTCGCCCGTACGGTGATGACCTCGTTGACCCTGCTCGTCGCGCTCCTGCCGCTGCTGTTCTTCGGTCCGGCCAGCCTGTTCGGCCTGACGGTCGGCATCACCTGGGGCCTGTTCGTCGGCACCTATTCCTCGATCTACATGGCCTCGCCATTGCTGGTGTGGATGGGTGTGAATTCGGACAGTTTCATTCCGGAAGAATCCATCGCCGACAAGCAGGAAAAGAAGCTGCGCGGCGAAGTCTGA